One window of Arvicola amphibius chromosome 6, mArvAmp1.2, whole genome shotgun sequence genomic DNA carries:
- the LOC119816787 gene encoding serpin B9-like, with amino-acid sequence MNTLSEANGTFAIHLLKILCQNNPSKNVCYSPVSISSALAMVLLGAKGDTAVQISQTLGLNTEEDIHRGFQCLLNNLNKPDRKYLLRMANRIFAENTCELPPTCKESCLQFYHSELEQLSFAKAPEESRKHINTWVSKQTEGKIPELLSGGSVDSETRLVLVNALYFNGKWHQQFENTHTREMPFKINQKEERPIQMMCQEDRFNHAYINEVQAQMLEMPYEGMELSLLVLLPDDGVDLSQVENNLTFEKVTAWTKPDFMKSIYIEVFLPKFKLEEDYKMESVFQHLRMADVFRGSKADSSAMSPEKDVYLSKFVHKTVVEVNEEGTEAAAASAIISHDCGHIPALTFCADRPFLFFIRHNETNSLLFCGRFSSP; translated from the exons ATGAACACTCTGTCTGAAGCAAACGGCACCTTTGCCATCCACCTTTTAAAGATCCTTTGTCAAAACAACCCTTCGAAAAATGTATGTTACTCTCCTGTGAGCATCTCCTCTGCTCTAGCTATGGTCCTCTTGGGGGCGAAGGGAGACACTGCAGTCCAGATATCTCAG ACACTTGGTTTAAACACAGAGGAAGACATTCATCGGGGCTTCCAGTGTCTTCTCAATAACCTGAACAAGCCAGACAGAAAGTACTTGCTTAGAATGGCCAATAGGATCTTTGCAGAGAACACTTGCGAATTACCCCCA ACCTGTAAAGAGTCCTGTCTTCAGTTCTACCACTCGGAGCTGGAGCAGCTGTCCTTTGCCAAAGCTCCAGAGGAGTCCAGGAAGCACATAAATACGTGGGTCTCCAAACAGACTGAAG GGAAAATTCCAGAGTTGCTGTCGGGAGGTTCAGTTGATTCAGAGACGAGGTTGGTTCTTGTCAATGCTTTATACTTCAATGGAAAGTGGCATCAACagtttgaaaacacacacacaagggagaTGCCCTTTAAAATAAACCAG AAGGAGGAAAGACCAATACAGATGATGTGTCAGGAAGACAGATTTAACCACGCCTACATAAATGAAGTACAGGCACAGATGCTGGAGATGCCCTATGAGGGCATGGAGCTGAGCTTGTTGGTCCTGCTCCCGGATGATGGTGTGGACCTCAGCCAG GTGGAAAACAATCTCACCTTTGAGAAGGTGACAGCCTGGACCAAACCAGACTTTATGAAGAGCATTTATATAGAGGTTTTCCTTCCAAAATTTAAATTggaagaggattataaaatggagtCCGtgttccagcacttgagaatgGCGGATGTCTTCCGAGGAAGCAAGGCTGATTCATCAGCAATGTCTCCAGAAAAAGACGTATATCTATCCAAGTTTGTTCACAAGACTGTTGTGGAGGTCAATGAAGAAGGCACCGAAGCTGCAGCAGCCTCGGCCATCATAAGTCATGACTGTGGCCACATACCTGCCTTAACTTTCTGTGCAGACcgccccttccttttcttcatcagGCACAATGAAACCAACAGCCTCCTGTTCTGCGGCAGGTTCTCCTCTCCATAG